From the Scophthalmus maximus strain ysfricsl-2021 chromosome 11, ASM2237912v1, whole genome shotgun sequence genome, one window contains:
- the mab21l1 gene encoding putative nucleotidyltransferase MAB21L1 — MIAAQAKLVYHLNKYYNEKCQSRKAAISKTIREVCKVVSDVLKEVEVQEPRFISSLSEMDNRFEGLEVISPTEFEVVLYLNQMGVFNFVDDGSLPGCAVLKLSDGRKRSMSLWVEFITASGYLSARKIRSRFQTLVAQAVDKCSYRDVVKMVADTSEVKLRIRDRYVVQITPAFKCTGIWPRSAAHWPLPHIPWPGPNRVAEVKAEGFNLLSKECYSLNGKQSSAESDAWVLQFAEAENRLLLGGCRKKCLSLLKTLRDRHLELPGTPLNNYHMKSLVSYECEKHPRESDWDENCLGDRLNGILLQLISCLQCRRCPHYFLPNLDLFQGKPHSALENAAKQTWRLAREILTNPKSLEKL; from the coding sequence ATGATCGCTGCGCAGGCGAAGTTGGTGTATCACCTCAACAAATACTACAACGAGAAATGCCAGTCTCGGAAGGCAGCCATCTCCAAGACCATCCGGGAGGTGTGCAAGGTGGTGTCGGACGTCctgaaggaggtggaggtgcaggagCCCCGCTTCATCAGCTCCCTCAGCGAGATGGATAACCGCTTCGAGGGGCTGGAGGTCATCTCGCCCACCGAGTTCGAGGTGGTGCTCTACCTGAACCAGATGGGAGTGTTCAACTTCGTGGACGACGGCTCCCTCCCGGGCTGCGCCGTGCTCAAGCTCAGCGACGGCCGCAAGAGGAGCATGTCCCTGTGGGTGGAATTCATCACCGCCTCCGGCTACCTCTCGGCGCGCAAGATCCGCTCCCGGTTCCAGACGCTGGTGGCGCAGGCAGTGGACAAGTGCAGCTACAGAGACGTCGTCAAAATGGTCGCCGACACGAGCGAGGTGAAGCTGCGCATTCGAGACCGATACGTGGTGCAGATCACGCCGGCGTTCAAGTGCACCGGCATCTGGCCCCGCAGCGCGGCGCACTGGCCCCTGCCGCACATCCCCTGGCCGGGGCCCAACCGAGTGGCCGAGGTCAAGGCGGAGGGATTCAACCTCTTGTCCAAAGAGTGCTACTCGCTGAACGGCAAGCAGAGCTCGGCGGAGAGCGACGCCTGGGTGCTGCAGTTCGCCGAGGCCGAGAACCGGCTGCTGCTGGGCGGCTGCAGGAAGAAGTGCCTGTCGCTGCTCAAGACGCTGCGCGACCGCCACCTGGAGCTGCCCGGGACGCCGCTCAACAACTACCACATGAAGAGCTTGGTTTCCTACGAGTGCGAGAAGCACCCCCGGGAGTCGGACTGGGACGAGAACTGCCTCGGCGACCGCCTCAACGGGATTCTATTGCAGCTCATCTCGTGTTTGCAGTGCCGGAGGTGTCCGCACTACTTCCTCCCCAACTTAGACCTGTTCCAAGGGAAGCCGCACTCGGCGCTGGAGAACGCGGCCAAACAGACTTGGCGCCTGGCGAGAGAAATACTGACCAACCCCAAAAGCTTGGAGAAACTCTGA